One stretch of Eretmochelys imbricata isolate rEreImb1 chromosome 1, rEreImb1.hap1, whole genome shotgun sequence DNA includes these proteins:
- the LOC144259211 gene encoding C3a anaphylatoxin chemotactic receptor-like, whose amino-acid sequence MSLLLRSNSTYKPDDGATLQYAPEIICSLIIFIVTFILGLLGNGLVIWVAGLKMKRTVNTVWFLHLAMADFLCCMSLPFSIIHLILHEYWPYGHFLCKVIPSAIILNMFASVFLLTVISIDRCLMVMKPVWCQNRRTVRLASVVCGCIWLLAFLMCCPAFLYRETLTDEFGKTVCHYQFGDDRDYGDYMDYRIGNDSALSSGISQDENPVDFSSADISSSLYNDTDILGNLNDYFSYSSRPATLLTISITRIVFGFLLPFSIIAACYILIAVKMHGARFTKPRGKTLRVILVVVVAFFVCWAPFHAVEALSLLAMPGTRFRETVALWDHLSTALAYANSCINPLLYVFVGRDFRRKARQSVQGILEVAFNEEVTRSTSYSRDRTKTSADRDISSNTL is encoded by the coding sequence ATGTCTCTGCTCCTGAGGAGTAACAGCACCTACAAGCCAGATGATGGTGCCACACTACAGTACGCGCCAGAAATCATTTGTTCCTTAATTATCTTCATTGTCACCTTTATCCTGGGTCTCCTGGGCAATGGCTTGGTGATCTGGGTGGCTGGCCTGAAAATGAAGCGGACCGTGAACACTGTGTGGTTCCTGCACCTTGCCATGGCTGACTTCCTGTGCTGCATGTCTCTGCCATTCTCCATCATTCACCTGATCCTCCATGAGTACTGGCCATATGGCCACTTCCTCTGCAAGGTTATCCCATCAGCCATCATCCTCAACATGTTTGCCAGTGTCTTTCTCCTCACTGTCATCAGCATTGACCGATGCTTGATGGTAATGAAACCAGTTTGGTGTCAGAACCGCCGTACTGTGAGGCTTGCATCAGTGGTGTGCGGTTGTATCTGGCTCCTGGCCTTTCTTATGTGCTGTCCTGCCTTCCTCTACCGTGAGACCCTCACAGATGAATTCGGCAAAACTGTGTGTCATTATCAATTTGGAGATGATAGGGATTATGGAGATTATATGGATTACAGGATCGGGAATGATTCAGCGTTGAGCTCTGGCATATCCCAAGATGAAAATCCTGTTGATTTCTCCAGTGCTGATATTTCTAGCAGCCTTTACAACGATACTGACATTCTGGGGAACTTGAATGATTACTTCTCCTACAGCAGTCGGCCAGCCACCCTACTGACCATCAGTATTACCAGGATTGTTTTtggcttcctccttccctttagCATAATTGCAGCTTGCTACATCCTTATTGCCGTCAAGATGCATGGAGCCCGATTTACCAAACCCCGTGGTAAGACCCTGCGAGTGATCCTGGTTGTGGTAGTAGCATTCTTTGTCTGCTGGGCTCCATTTCACGCAGTTGAGGCACTGTCTCTCCTAGCTATGCCAGGCACCAGATTTAGGGAGACAGTGGCACTGTGGGACCACCTCTCTACAGCACTAGCCTATGCCAACAGCTGCATCAACCCTTTGCTCTACGTATTTGTGGGGCGGGACTTCAGGCGGAAGGCACGCCAATCAGTGCAGGGCATCTTGGAGGTCGCCTTCAACGAGGAAGTTACACGCTCCACTTCCTACTCACGGGACAGGACCAAGACTTCAGCAGACAGGGATATCAGCAGCAACACCCTCTAA